Proteins from a single region of Sphaerochaeta globosa str. Buddy:
- a CDS encoding arsenate reductase family protein — MTIFCYPNCSTCKRAIAYLESNGISYSYRNIQTQRPDKRELEAIIRQSGKDSKKFFNTSGQVYRSLALKEKLSHLKDDQILELLSSDGMLVKRPLLVCEQGVLVGFKESEWDAFFIRRGDAS, encoded by the coding sequence GTGACCATCTTTTGTTATCCCAACTGTTCAACCTGCAAGCGTGCCATTGCGTATTTGGAAAGCAACGGCATTTCCTATAGCTATAGGAACATACAGACTCAGAGACCCGACAAACGAGAACTTGAAGCCATCATCAGACAAAGTGGTAAGGACAGTAAGAAATTTTTCAATACCAGCGGCCAAGTATACCGAAGCTTGGCCCTCAAGGAAAAGCTGTCGCACCTGAAGGATGACCAGATCCTGGAGCTGCTCAGTTCCGACGGCATGCTGGTAAAAAGGCCCTTGCTCGTCTGTGAACAAGGGGTGCTCGTTGGATTCAAGGAATCGGAATGGGACGCCTTTTTTATCAGACGAGGCGATGCATCATGA
- a CDS encoding GNAT family N-acetyltransferase: MKIEAIEHKLQDGTIVQLRSLENTDAPLAIAYVATMYSSSRFLAREIEEWVITVDEETAWIEKANSDDKRVIIGAMSGGQLIGLCDFAPVASMKRMAHRAQCGLSVAPEFQHKGIGTLLMQTLLQTARQAGYEQMELEVVSLNHKAIDLYKKLNFSKCGTIEYGMKYKDGTYGDLDIMMHRLV; the protein is encoded by the coding sequence ATGAAAATTGAAGCAATTGAGCACAAACTTCAGGATGGAACAATCGTACAGCTGCGTTCGCTGGAAAACACGGATGCCCCGCTGGCGATAGCCTATGTGGCCACTATGTATTCCTCCTCTCGCTTTCTGGCACGCGAAATTGAAGAGTGGGTTATAACCGTTGACGAAGAAACGGCATGGATTGAGAAGGCCAACTCTGATGACAAGCGCGTCATCATTGGCGCCATGTCCGGCGGACAGCTCATCGGCTTGTGTGATTTTGCACCAGTTGCATCGATGAAGCGCATGGCCCATCGAGCCCAATGCGGTCTCTCGGTCGCCCCTGAATTCCAGCACAAGGGCATCGGGACCTTGCTCATGCAAACGTTGCTGCAAACTGCAAGGCAAGCAGGCTATGAACAGATGGAACTGGAAGTAGTTTCCCTTAACCACAAAGCCATCGATCTCTATAAAAAGCTCAATTTCTCCAAGTGCGGTACCATCGAGTACGGCATGAAGTACAAGGACGGTACGTACGGCGATCTTGACATCATGATGCATCGCCTCGTCTGA
- a CDS encoding pectinesterase family protein: MNTLTVDQSGKGHYCSIQEALDAVPYAEQAMIIIEQGVYHEKLFCDKRNVHLVGRGEVVISNSDGAKEKIDVLPKRGTFRSYTAFFSGEFLRMEHVTIQNNAGAGSEAGQGVALYLDVDCSYLTDVRLLGCQDTLFVAPLPEREREANGFYGPRCFAKRKLNTLFFDQGYIQGDVDFIFGGADALFRHTEICSSATGFVTAPSTCKKDIGLVFDHCTFTAKESVPPESVYLMRPWREEGKAAFLSCTLGDHINKKLRIDWPGHEGLGEGTLSCHQCHYTDQGRTDKAFELSSIQAISLLDAIEQRCKVFHQSLYGDV, encoded by the coding sequence ATGAACACACTGACTGTCGACCAATCAGGCAAGGGGCATTACTGCAGCATCCAGGAAGCATTGGATGCCGTTCCCTATGCTGAACAGGCCATGATCATCATCGAACAAGGCGTATACCACGAAAAGCTTTTCTGCGATAAACGCAACGTGCATCTGGTGGGAAGGGGAGAGGTGGTCATCAGCAATTCCGACGGCGCAAAAGAGAAAATTGATGTACTTCCCAAGCGGGGTACGTTTCGCTCCTATACTGCTTTTTTCAGTGGTGAATTCCTGAGAATGGAACATGTTACCATACAGAACAACGCCGGGGCGGGAAGTGAGGCGGGGCAGGGGGTAGCCCTGTATCTCGATGTCGACTGTTCCTACCTCACCGATGTCCGTCTTTTAGGCTGCCAGGATACCCTTTTTGTCGCTCCGCTTCCAGAGAGGGAGCGCGAAGCGAATGGGTTTTATGGACCGCGATGCTTTGCCAAACGCAAGCTGAATACGCTTTTTTTCGACCAGGGGTATATCCAAGGCGACGTCGATTTCATTTTCGGGGGTGCTGATGCACTCTTTCGGCATACGGAGATTTGCAGTAGTGCAACAGGCTTTGTGACGGCCCCCTCGACATGCAAAAAAGATATTGGTTTGGTGTTCGATCATTGTACCTTCACAGCTAAAGAGTCTGTCCCGCCCGAATCGGTGTACTTGATGCGTCCTTGGAGGGAAGAAGGCAAGGCAGCCTTCTTGTCGTGTACCCTCGGTGACCATATCAACAAGAAACTACGCATCGATTGGCCCGGCCATGAAGGCCTTGGTGAGGGGACCCTCAGCTGTCATCAATGTCATTATACAGACCAAGGCCGTACCGATAAGGCTTTCGAGCTTTCCAGCATCCAGGCGATCTCGCTTTTGGATGCCATCGAGCAACGCTGCAAAGTATTCCACCAAAGCCTCTACGGGGATGTGTGA
- a CDS encoding YeiH family protein: MTTNETIQAYAPGLFLATMIACSAKWIEGLLPEGIISASVLALFIGMLLHTIRKPDPEYQKGIAFSSKKLLKFAIILLGASLNISTIMQVGRMSLFIMVFTLTTCFGVGYFVGKAFHLNWKMSNLISAGTGICGGSAIAAIAPVIEAEDRDIAFAMSATFIFDMVMIVVFPLLGTWLGMSDTAYGLWAGTAVNDTSSVVAAGYTFSERAGDFAVMVKLTRTLAIIPTVLIFSAIQFHSAHKAADTDLKNGKITAIIPYFILLFLCMAGLNSLGFIPEAIASGMKHLSKFCMVTALAAIGLNTSLRDMRKGGAGPMLHGFIISLLVVLVAYVAIQMQQA, from the coding sequence ATGACTACAAACGAAACAATACAGGCATATGCACCGGGTCTTTTCCTCGCCACCATGATTGCCTGTTCGGCAAAATGGATTGAGGGACTGTTGCCCGAGGGAATTATCAGCGCTTCAGTACTTGCACTATTCATCGGGATGCTCCTTCACACCATCAGAAAGCCCGACCCTGAATACCAAAAGGGAATAGCATTCTCCTCAAAGAAACTGCTTAAATTTGCCATTATCCTGTTAGGGGCGAGCTTGAACATCTCCACCATCATGCAGGTTGGAAGAATGTCGCTGTTTATCATGGTCTTTACCCTGACCACGTGTTTCGGCGTTGGATATTTTGTGGGAAAAGCGTTCCATCTCAATTGGAAAATGTCCAATCTCATCTCAGCGGGAACCGGCATCTGCGGGGGATCGGCCATTGCAGCAATTGCACCCGTCATTGAGGCAGAGGACCGGGATATCGCATTTGCCATGAGTGCAACGTTCATTTTCGACATGGTGATGATTGTTGTATTCCCCTTGCTCGGGACCTGGCTGGGGATGAGCGACACAGCATATGGGCTGTGGGCCGGTACTGCAGTCAACGATACCTCATCGGTGGTAGCCGCCGGCTATACGTTCAGTGAACGGGCCGGCGATTTTGCCGTAATGGTAAAACTCACCCGCACGTTGGCGATCATCCCTACGGTGTTGATCTTCAGTGCCATCCAATTCCATAGTGCTCATAAAGCCGCCGATACAGATTTGAAGAACGGTAAGATTACCGCAATTATCCCCTACTTCATCCTTCTCTTTTTGTGTATGGCAGGCCTCAACAGCCTTGGCTTCATACCTGAGGCCATCGCCTCGGGCATGAAACATCTCAGCAAGTTCTGCATGGTTACCGCTCTTGCGGCGATCGGGCTGAATACCAGTTTGCGGGATATGAGAAAAGGAGGGGCAGGCCCGATGCTTCACGGCTTCATCATATCTCTCTTGGTTGTATTGGTGGCATACGTTGCCATCCAGATGCAGCAGGCATGA
- a CDS encoding LysR family transcriptional regulator, producing METRLRTFLSLCKTMNYRETASLVNLTQPAVTKQIQSLQEEYNVKLFNYTGRTLTLTEQGLLLKHYAESHYYNETELLRLLCRTEKRVLRLGATKSIGDSVLDAYLKRYLQDESQNLSLIVENTTNLFSLLEASALDFIVVEGLFQKENYDFRLLRRERFVGLCSSSHPFAGKSIRFEELRDHNLLLREQGSGTRNIFEQELQSHGYNLSIFSRVTEISSFQPLKKLVSQGLGISFVYQSIAQVDENLAQFTVEGMVEEHEFTIVWLKNTTALHYVDAFFQKQENDNQ from the coding sequence ATGGAAACTCGGTTACGAACATTTCTATCGCTGTGCAAAACCATGAATTACCGTGAGACTGCTTCTCTTGTGAACCTGACACAGCCGGCGGTAACCAAGCAGATACAGTCGCTCCAAGAGGAATACAACGTCAAGCTATTCAACTATACCGGGCGTACGCTTACGCTTACCGAGCAAGGATTGCTTCTCAAGCACTATGCAGAATCGCACTATTATAATGAAACTGAGTTGCTTCGGCTTCTTTGCCGAACGGAGAAGCGGGTGTTACGTCTTGGTGCCACAAAAAGCATCGGCGATAGTGTATTGGATGCGTATCTGAAAAGGTATTTACAGGACGAATCCCAAAACCTGTCGCTGATCGTGGAAAACACCACCAATCTTTTTAGTCTTCTGGAAGCTTCAGCTTTGGATTTTATTGTGGTAGAGGGCCTTTTTCAGAAAGAAAACTATGATTTTCGCCTTTTACGGCGTGAACGCTTCGTCGGTCTTTGTTCCAGCAGCCACCCTTTTGCTGGAAAGAGTATTCGGTTTGAAGAGCTGCGCGATCACAACCTCCTGCTGAGGGAACAGGGTTCGGGAACAAGAAACATCTTTGAGCAGGAGTTGCAATCTCACGGGTATAATCTGTCCATATTCAGCCGGGTGACAGAAATATCGAGTTTCCAACCTTTGAAAAAGTTGGTTTCCCAAGGTCTTGGTATCAGCTTTGTCTACCAATCAATCGCACAAGTCGATGAGAATCTCGCCCAATTCACCGTTGAGGGTATGGTCGAAGAGCACGAATTCACCATAGTCTGGCTGAAAAATACAACCGCCTTGCACTATGTAGATGCATTTTTCCAGAAGCAGGAAAACGACAACCAGTGA
- a CDS encoding Fic family protein — protein MQKYQPVFISDNTILTLTAAILEKLHAFSHQLNFNVASPKLRRDNLAKTIQGSLAIEANTLTLEQVTALVNGKHIAGPNKDVLEVQNAIASYQVLYSKNPYSMDDMLGLHGMLTKGLVAESGIFRTGSVGVMKEQQVIHIAPPASLVPHLIADLLAWVKASAYPMLIKSAIFHYEFEYIHPFSDGNGRMGRMWQTLLLSTWNPLFSYLAVEEIVKNRQQQYYDAINASTAMNNCAPFVTFMLSAIDQALDELGPSTDLLSPFLEKLLASIGNRTLTAKEIMQALHLANRQSFMRVYLHPALELGLVEMTIPDKPNSRLQQYRVRSN, from the coding sequence ATGCAGAAATATCAGCCAGTCTTTATCTCGGACAATACCATTCTTACGTTGACGGCCGCAATCCTTGAGAAACTGCATGCATTTTCCCACCAGCTGAATTTCAATGTTGCCTCTCCCAAACTCAGACGCGATAATCTTGCAAAAACCATTCAGGGCTCTTTGGCAATCGAGGCAAATACTCTTACGTTGGAGCAGGTAACAGCCTTGGTGAACGGGAAACACATTGCAGGACCGAACAAGGATGTGCTGGAGGTGCAAAATGCGATTGCCTCGTATCAGGTGCTCTATTCCAAGAACCCGTACAGCATGGATGACATGCTCGGCCTTCACGGCATGCTGACCAAAGGATTGGTTGCTGAATCAGGAATCTTCCGGACAGGCTCAGTCGGCGTTATGAAGGAACAACAAGTAATCCACATCGCACCTCCTGCATCGTTGGTGCCGCATCTCATTGCCGATCTGCTTGCATGGGTGAAGGCATCTGCATATCCAATGCTTATAAAAAGTGCAATCTTCCACTATGAGTTTGAATACATTCATCCCTTTTCCGATGGAAATGGCCGCATGGGTCGCATGTGGCAGACTCTGCTGCTCTCAACCTGGAATCCACTTTTCTCGTACCTGGCAGTAGAGGAAATAGTGAAGAATCGACAACAACAATACTATGACGCCATCAATGCCTCGACTGCGATGAACAACTGTGCCCCGTTTGTCACATTCATGCTAAGCGCCATTGATCAGGCACTGGACGAACTGGGCCCTTCAACTGATCTTCTTTCCCCCTTTCTGGAAAAGCTGCTTGCATCGATAGGCAACCGAACGCTAACCGCAAAGGAAATCATGCAGGCACTGCATCTTGCAAACCGTCAATCATTCATGCGGGTGTACCTGCATCCTGCCCTGGAGTTGGGACTGGTAGAAATGACCATTCCTGATAAGCCGAACAGCCGATTACAGCAGTATCGAGTTCGATCCAACTAA